In Pirellulales bacterium, a single genomic region encodes these proteins:
- a CDS encoding gfo/Idh/MocA family oxidoreductase yields VASVRAGRRPHADIEEGHKSALLCHLGNIAYRVGRALDCDPQTGHILHDDDAMRLWAREYRPGWEPK; encoded by the coding sequence GTCGCGAGCGTTCGCGCCGGGCGCCGCCCTCATGCCGACATCGAGGAAGGGCACAAATCGGCCCTCCTCTGCCATCTCGGCAACATCGCCTACCGTGTCGGCCGCGCTCTTGACTGCGATCCGCAGACCGGCCACATTCTGCACGACGACGATGCGATGCGGCTTTGGGCTCGCGAGTATCGTCCGGGCTGGGAACCGAAATAG